Below is a window of Streptomyces qaidamensis DNA.
CCGGTCCGTCGCGATGCTGTCCGGCGGGGAGCAGCAGCGGGTGGCGCTGGCCCGGGCTCTCGCGCCGAGCCCGCGGCTGCTGATGCTGGACGAGCCACTGGGGCAGCTCGACCGGTCGCTGCGCGAGCGGCTGGTCGTCGAACTGAGGGAGCTCTTCGGCCGGTTGGGCACGACCGTGCTCGCCGTGACGCACGACCAGGGCGAGGCCTTCGCACTGGCCGACCGGGTCGTGGTGATGCGGGACGGGCGGATCGCCCAGTCCGGTACGCCTCTGGAGGTATGGCAGCGGCCCGCCGACGCGTTCGTCGCCCGCTTCCTCGGGTTCGAGAACGTGGTCGAGGCGACGGTCGGGGCGGAGGCCGCGGACACGCCCTGGGGCAAGGTGCCGGTGCCGGAGGGCGCGCCGCAGGGCACCCGGACCCTGCTGGTGCGGCCGGCCGGGGTGCACCTGGTGCCCGCGGACTCCGGCCTGCGCTGCACGGTGGCCGCGCGTACCTTCCGGGGCACGCATGTCGCCGTGCACCTCCAGCCCGAGGGCGCACCGCGCCTGGAGGCGGCGTGCGCGCTGCGGGCGGCACCGGAGGTCGGGGACGAGGTGGGCGTGGAGTTCGACGCCGCGGAAATGGTGGTGCTCGGCTGATCGTCCTCTGCCTAGGGTGCGAGGTATGACGCCACTCGCGCACGACCGCTACTGCGACGAAATCGCCTACCAGATCGTCCTGTTGCGGCAGGTGGTGACCTCCGGGGCAGACTTGTCCGGCACCGTGCCCACCTGCCCCGACTGGTCGCTGGAGGAACTCGTCCGGCACACGGGCGGTGCGCTGCGCTGGGCGGAGCTGATGGTGCGGACCGGGGCCGAGGAGGAGGTGCCGGAGGAGCAGGTGCCGGGCGTGGCCGGTCCCGAGGCCGTCGGCGACGCCGCCGCACTGGACGCCTGGCTGGCGGAGACGGGCGAGCGGATCGTCGCCACGCTGCGGAAGGCCGGGCCGGACGCGAAGGTGTGGGGCTGGGCCGGGATCCAGAGCTCCGGGTTCTGGGCCCGCAGGATGACGCACGAGATCACCGTGCACCGCGCCGACGCCGCACTGGCCGCCGGGCTGCCCTACGAGGTCGCGCCCGAGGTCGCCGCCGACGCGATCGACGAGTGGCTCCAGATCGTGGAGTACGTGCAGCGGACGGAGCCGCAGGACGTGGTGGGGGAGCTGGTCGGCCCGGGCAGCAGCATCCATCTGCACGCCACCGACACCGGACCGGACCTGAACGCCGAGTGGGTCGTCGAGCTCACCGAGGACGGTGTCCGCTGGCGGCGGGGCCACGAGAAGGCCACGGTCGCCCTGCGCGGACCGCTCACCTTCGTGCTGCTCGCGTTCTACCGTCGGCTGCCGCTGGACGCGAAGGAGCTGGAGGTCCTGGGCGAGCGGGAGTTGCTGGAGTTCTGGCTGGAGCGGGCCACCTTCGGCTGAGACGGGACGTGGCCCGCCCCCGGGAGGGGACGGGCCACATCAGGGTGGGTGCCGCGGGCGTCAGCTGTCGTGGTTCGCCCCGCGACGGCGCATGCCGAAGAACACCGCACCGCCACCGACGACGACCAGGGCCGCCGCGATGCCGGCGATGATGCCGGTGTTGGAGTCGGCACCGGTCTCGGCGAGGTTGGAGTCACCGGCCGGGGCGGGCACGTTGCCCGCCGGGGAAGTGCTCTGGCTCTCCGACGGCTCCGGAGCCGGGCTCTCGCTCTCCTCGGCGGGCTGGGAGGGGGAGGCCGACGGGGTCGGCGTCGCCGGGGGAGTCGAGGCCGGAGGAGTCGAAGGAGGCTCCTCCTCCTTCTTGCAGGCCGTCGCCGGGGTGACGAGGTTCGGCTTGATGTCCTCGTCGACGTAGCCGGCGGCCTTGACGTGGATGCGGTACTCGGCGTCCGGCTTCCAGTTCTCGGCGAAGGTGATGGTGGTGCCCTCGCGCGAGCCCTTCACCTCCTGCTCGCCGATCTTCTTCACGTCGGCGCCGTTGTTCTCCAGGTACACGGTGACCGTCGCCGGGATGCCGGCGGGGTCGACGTCGGTGACGGTGATGACGCCCTTGTCGCCATCGCACTTCGCCTCGGCGGAGAACTCGCTGATGTCGCAGGCGAGCGCGTTGCCGGAGGCGCCGAGCGCGAGCGCGGCCGAAGCGGAGACGACACCGAGGACGCGCACGGCACGGGCGCGGCGGGATACGGACAGAACTGCCACGTTTGTCCTTTACAGGATTGCTCAAGCGGGGGGTTGAGGCAGTGTTGACCGGGCGTCAGCACTACCGGGAGGCTCACAGGTCTATAAGCGCTGCATAAGCAGTGTCAACGCATATGCAGCTTGCAAGCACTTGCTTTGCCTTCTTATTAACCGCCGAGACGTTTCAACGCCTCCGGCGCCTCCTCGATCCGGTCCACCAGCGCGATCCTCGCTTCCATCGAGCGGCCCCCGGCCAGCGACCGGAGCAGCGGCCACGCGGGCAGCTTCTCCGTCCAGTGCACGCGGTTCACCAGCACCATCGGCGTCGGCTCGCCGCGCGACTCGTAGTAGTTGGGCGTCGCGTTGTCGAAGATCTCCTGTACGGTCCCGGCGGCGCCCGGCAGGAACACCACACCGGCATTGGACCGCGCCAGCAGGCCGTCCTCGCGGGTGGCGTTGGCGAAGTACTTGGCGATGTGGGAGGCGAAGGCGTTCGGCGGCTCGTGGCCGTAGAACCAGGTCGGGATGCCCACCGAGCGGCCGCCCTGCGGCCAGCGCGTGCGGATCTCGAAGGCGGCCGCGGCCCACTGGGTGATCGACGGGGTGAAGTGCGGCGCCTTGCCGAGGAGTTCGAGCGACTCGGTGAGCATCTCGTCGCCGAAGGGGGCGGCGTACGCGCCGAGGTTCGCCGCCTCCATCGCGCCCGGGCCGCCGCCGGTGGCGATCGTGAAGCCGGCGCGGGCCAGCTCCCGGCCGAGCCGTGCGGCGCCCGCGTACTCCTCGGTGCCGCGGGCCATCGCGTGGCCGCCCATGACGCCCACGACCCGGGCGCCGGACAGGAGTTCGTCGAGCGCGTCCGAGACGGAGTCGTCGTGGACCGAGCGCAGCATCGAGGCGTAGATGTCGCGGTCGGCCTTGGTGCGCTGGAACCAGGCGTAGGCGAGGGCGTCGGGGGTGGCCTCGTAGCCGTCGGCCAGCGACGCGAAGAGTTCGTCCGGCGAGTAGACCAGGCCGCGGTACGGGTCGAACGGCAGACCCGGGACCGGCGGGAAGACCAGGGCGCCGTCGGCCCGGACCTTCGCGTCCGCGTCCTCGCGCATCGCGCAGCCGAGGAAGACCGCGCCCGCGGTGTCCGTGGTGAGCAGCTCGCGCGTACGGTCCGTCAGGTCGACGGCCTGGACGCGGTGTCCGGCCAGGGTGCCGCGCGCCGAGACGGTGGCGTCGAACTCCTGAAGGGTCTCTATCTCACGGTCGTCGTGGTGGGCCGCATGGGCGGGCATCGTCTGCACTCGCCCATGCTGGCACAGCCGCCGTCAGCCCTGGACGGCCGCCGGGTCCATCCACACGACCTCGAAGGTGTGGCCGTCCACGTCGTCGAAGGCGCGGCCGTACATGAAGCCGTGGTCCTGCGTCTCGCCCGAGACGGAACCGCCCGCCGCGACCGCCTTCTCGACCAGCTCGTCGACCTTCTCGCGGCTCTCGGCGCTCAGCGCGATCAGGACC
It encodes the following:
- a CDS encoding ABC transporter ATP-binding protein; its protein translation is MLLALRGATVRFGGPAVLDAVDLEVAEHEIVCVLGPSGSGKSTLLRAVAGLQPLDSGQVVLDGRDQAGVPAHRRGVGLMFQDHQLFPQRDVAGNVAFGLRMHGEPQRQQAERVQELLDLVGLPGAGRRSVAMLSGGEQQRVALARALAPSPRLLMLDEPLGQLDRSLRERLVVELRELFGRLGTTVLAVTHDQGEAFALADRVVVMRDGRIAQSGTPLEVWQRPADAFVARFLGFENVVEATVGAEAADTPWGKVPVPEGAPQGTRTLLVRPAGVHLVPADSGLRCTVAARTFRGTHVAVHLQPEGAPRLEAACALRAAPEVGDEVGVEFDAAEMVVLG
- a CDS encoding maleylpyruvate isomerase family mycothiol-dependent enzyme, giving the protein MTPLAHDRYCDEIAYQIVLLRQVVTSGADLSGTVPTCPDWSLEELVRHTGGALRWAELMVRTGAEEEVPEEQVPGVAGPEAVGDAAALDAWLAETGERIVATLRKAGPDAKVWGWAGIQSSGFWARRMTHEITVHRADAALAAGLPYEVAPEVAADAIDEWLQIVEYVQRTEPQDVVGELVGPGSSIHLHATDTGPDLNAEWVVELTEDGVRWRRGHEKATVALRGPLTFVLLAFYRRLPLDAKELEVLGERELLEFWLERATFG
- a CDS encoding LAETG motif-containing sortase-dependent surface protein, whose translation is MSVSRRARAVRVLGVVSASAALALGASGNALACDISEFSAEAKCDGDKGVITVTDVDPAGIPATVTVYLENNGADVKKIGEQEVKGSREGTTITFAENWKPDAEYRIHVKAAGYVDEDIKPNLVTPATACKKEEEPPSTPPASTPPATPTPSASPSQPAEESESPAPEPSESQSTSPAGNVPAPAGDSNLAETGADSNTGIIAGIAAALVVVGGGAVFFGMRRRGANHDS
- a CDS encoding LOG family protein is translated as MQTMPAHAAHHDDREIETLQEFDATVSARGTLAGHRVQAVDLTDRTRELLTTDTAGAVFLGCAMREDADAKVRADGALVFPPVPGLPFDPYRGLVYSPDELFASLADGYEATPDALAYAWFQRTKADRDIYASMLRSVHDDSVSDALDELLSGARVVGVMGGHAMARGTEEYAGAARLGRELARAGFTIATGGGPGAMEAANLGAYAAPFGDEMLTESLELLGKAPHFTPSITQWAAAAFEIRTRWPQGGRSVGIPTWFYGHEPPNAFASHIAKYFANATREDGLLARSNAGVVFLPGAAGTVQEIFDNATPNYYESRGEPTPMVLVNRVHWTEKLPAWPLLRSLAGGRSMEARIALVDRIEEAPEALKRLGG